A stretch of Oncorhynchus mykiss isolate Arlee chromosome 12, USDA_OmykA_1.1, whole genome shotgun sequence DNA encodes these proteins:
- the LOC110537347 gene encoding unconventional myosin-Ic isoform X2, translating to MESTLTARDRVGVQDFVLLENYTSEAAFIENLRRRFGENLIYTYIGSVLVSVNPNKDLEIYSKAHMERYRGVSFYEISPHIYAVSDNTYRAMRTERRDQCILISGESGAGKTEASKKILQYYATTCPVTDHLSTLRDRLVQSNPVLEAFGNAKTLRNDNSSRFGKYMDVQFDFRGAPIGGHILNYLLEKSRVVHQNHGERNFHIFYQLLEGGEQNLLSKLGLERNAQKYQYLVKGCCPRVSSINDKNDWRTVRKALTVIGFHEDEVEDLLNIIASVLHLGNTQFGEGKNGENQITTEPQLKYLSKLLGVDGAALREALTHKKITAKGEEMISPLSFEQAVAARDALAKAVYGRAFTWLVVKINQSLAFKDDVYNSSKGSSSVIGLLDIYGFEVFQHNSFEQFCINYCNEKLHQLFIELTLKSEQEEYEAEGITWEPVKYFDNKIICDLVEGKHKGLISILDEECLRPGEPSDISFLEKLEDTLGGHAHFVTHKLSNGKTRKAVSREEFKLIHYAGEVNYSVNGFLDKNKDLLYRNLKEVICQSNSQVLSQCFHREEVTDQKRPETTATQFKNSLAKLIEILMSKEPSYVRCIKPNDAKQSGRFDEALVRHQVKYLGLMENLRVRRAGFAYRRHYETFLQRYKSLCPGTWPNWQGRLADGVATLVQHLGYKPEEYKLGKTKIFIRFPKTLFSTEDSLEARRPALVLTLQTSWRGYRERAKYLRIRQAVIVIQSAWRGMISRQKARRRRHAVDIIRKFIKGFIYRHYEHCPENEYFLDHQRFSFLMMLFRNPPKSVLDKSWPIPPPCLTEASEHLCRLCMRNMMRAYCRRIQPEWKKQMEQKVVASQIFKDQKDSYPQSVPKLFVASRLNSEEFNLKVIQTLGNDKVKYGIAVTKYDRRGYKARPRQLLLTSSFAMLVAEAKLKQRIDYATLRSISVSSLSDGFMVLHVPSEDNKQKSDVVLQCDHLIEVVTKLATMADKKIKVNMSQDSITFAVARGKEGVIDFTSGPELKVAKCKKGHLLVTAPKLNP from the exons ACCTACATAGGGTCAGTGTTGGTGTCAGTGAACCCCAACAAGGACCTGGAGATCTACTCCAAGGCGCACATGGAGCGCTACCGAGGGGTCAGCTTCTACGAGATATCACCCCACAT CTATGCGGTGTCAGACAACACGTACCGGGCCATGCGGACTGAGAGGAGGGACCAGTGTATCCTGATCTCTGGGGAGAGCGGAGCAGGGAAGACTGAGGCCTCCAAGAAGATCCTCCAGTACTACGCCACTACCTGCCCTGTCACTGACCACTTGAGTACGCTCCGGGACCGCCTGGTGCAGTCCAACCCTGTTCTGGAG gcttTTGGTAATGCCAAAACACTGCGTAATGACAATTCCAGCCGGTTTGGCAAATACATGGATGTCCAGTTTGACTTCAGG GGGGCGCCGATAGGAGGCCACATCCTCAACTACCTGCTGGAGAAGTCCCGTGTTGTGCACCAGAACCACGGCGAGAGGAACTTCCATATTTTCTACCAGCTGCTCGAGGGAGGAGAACAAAACCTTCTCAGCAAGCTGGGACTGGAGAGAAACGCCCAGAAATACCAATACCTGGtcaag GGTTGCTGTCCTAGGGTGAGCTCCATCAATGATAAGAATGACTGGAGAACAGTGAGGAAGGCCCTGACCGTCATCGGCTTCCATGAGGATGAGGTGGAG GATCTGTTGAATATAATCGCCAGTGTCCTCCATCTTGGGAACACTCAGTTTGGAGAAGGAAAGAATGGGGAAAACCAGATCACCACTGAGCCTCAGCTCAAATACCTGTCCAAG CTGTTAGGTGTGGATGGAGCAGCACTGAGAGAGGCTCTCACTCATAAGaaaatcactgccaaaggggagGAG atgATAAGCCCGTTGAGTTTTGAGCAGGCTGTGGCAGCCCGTGATGCCTTGGCCAAAGCAGTGTATGGCCGTGCCTTCACCTGGCTGGTGGTGAAGATCAACCAGTCTCTGGCATTCAAG GATGATGTGTACAACAGCAGTAAGGGCTCATCATCAGTCATAGGACTGCTGGATATCTATGGCTTTGAGGTCTTCCAGCACAATAG TTTTGAGCAGTTCTGCATCAACTATTGCAATGAGAAGCTGCATCAGCTGTTCATTGAGCTCACCCTCAAGTCTGAGCAGGAGGAGTACGAGGCAGAGGGCATCACT TGGGAACCGGTGAAGTACTTCGACAACAAGATAATCTGTGACCTGGTAGAGGGAAAGCACAAAGGCTTGATCTCCATCCTG GATGAGGAGTGTTTGAGACCAGGGGAGCCCAGCGATATCTCCTTCCTCGAGAAGCTTGAGGACACTTTGGGAGGCCATGCCCATTTTGTCAC TCACAAGTTGTCGAATGGGAAGACTCGCAAGGCAGTGAGCAGAGAGGAGTTCAAACTGATTCATTACGCAGGAGAGGTCAACTACAGTGTCAATG GGTTTCTGGACAAGAACAAGGACCTTCTCTACAGAAACCTGAAAGAG GTCATATGCCAGTCAAATAGCCAGGTTCTGAGTCAGTGCTTCcacagagaggaagtgactgaccAAAAACGCCCAGAAACG ACTGCCACTCAGTTTAAGAACAGCCTGGCCAAACTGATAGAGATACTGATGTCCAAGGAGCCATCCTATGTACGCTGTATCAAACCCAACGATGCCAAGCAGTCAG GGAGGTTTGATGAGGCTCTAGTCAGACACCAGGTCAAGTATCTGGGTCTGATGGAGAACCTGAGGGTCAGGAGAGCTGGGTTTGCCTACCGCCGACACTACGAAACCTTCCTACAgag GTACAAGTCTCTGTGTCCCGGGACGTGGCCTAACTGGCAGGGCAGACTGGCTGATGGAGTAGCCACTCTGGTCCAACACCTGGGCTACAAACCAGAGGAATACAAACTGGGCAA GACCAAGATCTTCATCCGCTTCCCTAAGACTCTGTTCAGCACTGAAGATTCCCTGGAAGCCAGGAGGCCTGCCCTCG TTCTCACCCTACAGACCTCATGGAGGGGTTACAGAGAGAGGGCCAAGTACCTCCGCATCAGACAGGCAG TTATAGTGATCCAATCTGCGTGGAGAGGGATGATATCCCGTCAGAAGGCCAGGCGTCGCAGACACGCTGTGGACATCATACGCAAGTTCATCAAAGGCTTCATCTACCGCCACTATGAGCATTGTCCAGAAAATGAGTACTTCCTGGACCATCAGCGTTTCTCCTTCCTGATGATGCTGTTTAGGAACCCACCTAAGAGTGTCCTGGACAAAAGCTGGCCCATCCCCCCACCTTGCCTCACTGAG GCGTCAGAGCACCTGTGCAGGCTGTGTATGCGGAACATGATGCGGGCCTACTGCAGGAGGATCCAGCCAGAGTGGAAGAAACAG ATGGAGCAGAAGGTGGTAGCCAGTCAGATATTCAAGGACCAGAAGGACAGCTATCCCCAGAGTGTCCCTAAGCTGTTTGTGGCCTCCAGACTAA ACAGTGAAGAGTTCAACCTCAAAGTGATACAGACTCTGGGCAATGACAAAGTGAAG TATGGAATTGCTGTGACTAAGTATGATAGGAGGGGTTACAAGGCACGGCCTCGCCAGctgctcctcacctcctccttcgCCATGCTGGTGGCCGAAGCCAAGCTGAAGCAGAGGATCGACTATGCAACCCTGAGGA GCATCTCTGTGAGTTCTCTCAGTGATGGGTTCATGGTTCTCCACGTGCCCAGTGAGGACAACAAGCAAAAG AGTGATGTGGTGCTCCAGTGTGATCATTTGATCGAGGTGGTGACCAAGCTGGCCACTATGGCGGACAAGAAGATCAAGGTCAACATGAGCCAGGACAG TATTACGTTTGCAGTGGCTCGGGGGAAAGAGGGAGTCATTGACTTCACCAGTGGACCAGAGCTGAAGGTGGCCAAATGCAAGAAAGGACACCTGCTAGTG ACGGCTCCTAAACTCAACCCATGA
- the LOC110537347 gene encoding unconventional myosin-Ic isoform X1 has protein sequence MRYQGRDLGGEGRVHLVMESTLTARDRVGVQDFVLLENYTSEAAFIENLRRRFGENLIYTYIGSVLVSVNPNKDLEIYSKAHMERYRGVSFYEISPHIYAVSDNTYRAMRTERRDQCILISGESGAGKTEASKKILQYYATTCPVTDHLSTLRDRLVQSNPVLEAFGNAKTLRNDNSSRFGKYMDVQFDFRGAPIGGHILNYLLEKSRVVHQNHGERNFHIFYQLLEGGEQNLLSKLGLERNAQKYQYLVKGCCPRVSSINDKNDWRTVRKALTVIGFHEDEVEDLLNIIASVLHLGNTQFGEGKNGENQITTEPQLKYLSKLLGVDGAALREALTHKKITAKGEEMISPLSFEQAVAARDALAKAVYGRAFTWLVVKINQSLAFKDDVYNSSKGSSSVIGLLDIYGFEVFQHNSFEQFCINYCNEKLHQLFIELTLKSEQEEYEAEGITWEPVKYFDNKIICDLVEGKHKGLISILDEECLRPGEPSDISFLEKLEDTLGGHAHFVTHKLSNGKTRKAVSREEFKLIHYAGEVNYSVNGFLDKNKDLLYRNLKEVICQSNSQVLSQCFHREEVTDQKRPETTATQFKNSLAKLIEILMSKEPSYVRCIKPNDAKQSGRFDEALVRHQVKYLGLMENLRVRRAGFAYRRHYETFLQRYKSLCPGTWPNWQGRLADGVATLVQHLGYKPEEYKLGKTKIFIRFPKTLFSTEDSLEARRPALVLTLQTSWRGYRERAKYLRIRQAVIVIQSAWRGMISRQKARRRRHAVDIIRKFIKGFIYRHYEHCPENEYFLDHQRFSFLMMLFRNPPKSVLDKSWPIPPPCLTEASEHLCRLCMRNMMRAYCRRIQPEWKKQMEQKVVASQIFKDQKDSYPQSVPKLFVASRLNSEEFNLKVIQTLGNDKVKYGIAVTKYDRRGYKARPRQLLLTSSFAMLVAEAKLKQRIDYATLRSISVSSLSDGFMVLHVPSEDNKQKSDVVLQCDHLIEVVTKLATMADKKIKVNMSQDSITFAVARGKEGVIDFTSGPELKVAKCKKGHLLVTAPKLNP, from the exons ACCTACATAGGGTCAGTGTTGGTGTCAGTGAACCCCAACAAGGACCTGGAGATCTACTCCAAGGCGCACATGGAGCGCTACCGAGGGGTCAGCTTCTACGAGATATCACCCCACAT CTATGCGGTGTCAGACAACACGTACCGGGCCATGCGGACTGAGAGGAGGGACCAGTGTATCCTGATCTCTGGGGAGAGCGGAGCAGGGAAGACTGAGGCCTCCAAGAAGATCCTCCAGTACTACGCCACTACCTGCCCTGTCACTGACCACTTGAGTACGCTCCGGGACCGCCTGGTGCAGTCCAACCCTGTTCTGGAG gcttTTGGTAATGCCAAAACACTGCGTAATGACAATTCCAGCCGGTTTGGCAAATACATGGATGTCCAGTTTGACTTCAGG GGGGCGCCGATAGGAGGCCACATCCTCAACTACCTGCTGGAGAAGTCCCGTGTTGTGCACCAGAACCACGGCGAGAGGAACTTCCATATTTTCTACCAGCTGCTCGAGGGAGGAGAACAAAACCTTCTCAGCAAGCTGGGACTGGAGAGAAACGCCCAGAAATACCAATACCTGGtcaag GGTTGCTGTCCTAGGGTGAGCTCCATCAATGATAAGAATGACTGGAGAACAGTGAGGAAGGCCCTGACCGTCATCGGCTTCCATGAGGATGAGGTGGAG GATCTGTTGAATATAATCGCCAGTGTCCTCCATCTTGGGAACACTCAGTTTGGAGAAGGAAAGAATGGGGAAAACCAGATCACCACTGAGCCTCAGCTCAAATACCTGTCCAAG CTGTTAGGTGTGGATGGAGCAGCACTGAGAGAGGCTCTCACTCATAAGaaaatcactgccaaaggggagGAG atgATAAGCCCGTTGAGTTTTGAGCAGGCTGTGGCAGCCCGTGATGCCTTGGCCAAAGCAGTGTATGGCCGTGCCTTCACCTGGCTGGTGGTGAAGATCAACCAGTCTCTGGCATTCAAG GATGATGTGTACAACAGCAGTAAGGGCTCATCATCAGTCATAGGACTGCTGGATATCTATGGCTTTGAGGTCTTCCAGCACAATAG TTTTGAGCAGTTCTGCATCAACTATTGCAATGAGAAGCTGCATCAGCTGTTCATTGAGCTCACCCTCAAGTCTGAGCAGGAGGAGTACGAGGCAGAGGGCATCACT TGGGAACCGGTGAAGTACTTCGACAACAAGATAATCTGTGACCTGGTAGAGGGAAAGCACAAAGGCTTGATCTCCATCCTG GATGAGGAGTGTTTGAGACCAGGGGAGCCCAGCGATATCTCCTTCCTCGAGAAGCTTGAGGACACTTTGGGAGGCCATGCCCATTTTGTCAC TCACAAGTTGTCGAATGGGAAGACTCGCAAGGCAGTGAGCAGAGAGGAGTTCAAACTGATTCATTACGCAGGAGAGGTCAACTACAGTGTCAATG GGTTTCTGGACAAGAACAAGGACCTTCTCTACAGAAACCTGAAAGAG GTCATATGCCAGTCAAATAGCCAGGTTCTGAGTCAGTGCTTCcacagagaggaagtgactgaccAAAAACGCCCAGAAACG ACTGCCACTCAGTTTAAGAACAGCCTGGCCAAACTGATAGAGATACTGATGTCCAAGGAGCCATCCTATGTACGCTGTATCAAACCCAACGATGCCAAGCAGTCAG GGAGGTTTGATGAGGCTCTAGTCAGACACCAGGTCAAGTATCTGGGTCTGATGGAGAACCTGAGGGTCAGGAGAGCTGGGTTTGCCTACCGCCGACACTACGAAACCTTCCTACAgag GTACAAGTCTCTGTGTCCCGGGACGTGGCCTAACTGGCAGGGCAGACTGGCTGATGGAGTAGCCACTCTGGTCCAACACCTGGGCTACAAACCAGAGGAATACAAACTGGGCAA GACCAAGATCTTCATCCGCTTCCCTAAGACTCTGTTCAGCACTGAAGATTCCCTGGAAGCCAGGAGGCCTGCCCTCG TTCTCACCCTACAGACCTCATGGAGGGGTTACAGAGAGAGGGCCAAGTACCTCCGCATCAGACAGGCAG TTATAGTGATCCAATCTGCGTGGAGAGGGATGATATCCCGTCAGAAGGCCAGGCGTCGCAGACACGCTGTGGACATCATACGCAAGTTCATCAAAGGCTTCATCTACCGCCACTATGAGCATTGTCCAGAAAATGAGTACTTCCTGGACCATCAGCGTTTCTCCTTCCTGATGATGCTGTTTAGGAACCCACCTAAGAGTGTCCTGGACAAAAGCTGGCCCATCCCCCCACCTTGCCTCACTGAG GCGTCAGAGCACCTGTGCAGGCTGTGTATGCGGAACATGATGCGGGCCTACTGCAGGAGGATCCAGCCAGAGTGGAAGAAACAG ATGGAGCAGAAGGTGGTAGCCAGTCAGATATTCAAGGACCAGAAGGACAGCTATCCCCAGAGTGTCCCTAAGCTGTTTGTGGCCTCCAGACTAA ACAGTGAAGAGTTCAACCTCAAAGTGATACAGACTCTGGGCAATGACAAAGTGAAG TATGGAATTGCTGTGACTAAGTATGATAGGAGGGGTTACAAGGCACGGCCTCGCCAGctgctcctcacctcctccttcgCCATGCTGGTGGCCGAAGCCAAGCTGAAGCAGAGGATCGACTATGCAACCCTGAGGA GCATCTCTGTGAGTTCTCTCAGTGATGGGTTCATGGTTCTCCACGTGCCCAGTGAGGACAACAAGCAAAAG AGTGATGTGGTGCTCCAGTGTGATCATTTGATCGAGGTGGTGACCAAGCTGGCCACTATGGCGGACAAGAAGATCAAGGTCAACATGAGCCAGGACAG TATTACGTTTGCAGTGGCTCGGGGGAAAGAGGGAGTCATTGACTTCACCAGTGGACCAGAGCTGAAGGTGGCCAAATGCAAGAAAGGACACCTGCTAGTG ACGGCTCCTAAACTCAACCCATGA
- the LOC110537347 gene encoding unconventional myosin-Ic isoform X3, translated as MERYRGVSFYEISPHIYAVSDNTYRAMRTERRDQCILISGESGAGKTEASKKILQYYATTCPVTDHLSTLRDRLVQSNPVLEAFGNAKTLRNDNSSRFGKYMDVQFDFRGAPIGGHILNYLLEKSRVVHQNHGERNFHIFYQLLEGGEQNLLSKLGLERNAQKYQYLVKGCCPRVSSINDKNDWRTVRKALTVIGFHEDEVEDLLNIIASVLHLGNTQFGEGKNGENQITTEPQLKYLSKLLGVDGAALREALTHKKITAKGEEMISPLSFEQAVAARDALAKAVYGRAFTWLVVKINQSLAFKDDVYNSSKGSSSVIGLLDIYGFEVFQHNSFEQFCINYCNEKLHQLFIELTLKSEQEEYEAEGITWEPVKYFDNKIICDLVEGKHKGLISILDEECLRPGEPSDISFLEKLEDTLGGHAHFVTHKLSNGKTRKAVSREEFKLIHYAGEVNYSVNGFLDKNKDLLYRNLKEVICQSNSQVLSQCFHREEVTDQKRPETTATQFKNSLAKLIEILMSKEPSYVRCIKPNDAKQSGRFDEALVRHQVKYLGLMENLRVRRAGFAYRRHYETFLQRYKSLCPGTWPNWQGRLADGVATLVQHLGYKPEEYKLGKTKIFIRFPKTLFSTEDSLEARRPALVLTLQTSWRGYRERAKYLRIRQAVIVIQSAWRGMISRQKARRRRHAVDIIRKFIKGFIYRHYEHCPENEYFLDHQRFSFLMMLFRNPPKSVLDKSWPIPPPCLTEASEHLCRLCMRNMMRAYCRRIQPEWKKQMEQKVVASQIFKDQKDSYPQSVPKLFVASRLNSEEFNLKVIQTLGNDKVKYGIAVTKYDRRGYKARPRQLLLTSSFAMLVAEAKLKQRIDYATLRSISVSSLSDGFMVLHVPSEDNKQKSDVVLQCDHLIEVVTKLATMADKKIKVNMSQDSITFAVARGKEGVIDFTSGPELKVAKCKKGHLLVTAPKLNP; from the exons ATGGAGCGCTACCGAGGGGTCAGCTTCTACGAGATATCACCCCACAT CTATGCGGTGTCAGACAACACGTACCGGGCCATGCGGACTGAGAGGAGGGACCAGTGTATCCTGATCTCTGGGGAGAGCGGAGCAGGGAAGACTGAGGCCTCCAAGAAGATCCTCCAGTACTACGCCACTACCTGCCCTGTCACTGACCACTTGAGTACGCTCCGGGACCGCCTGGTGCAGTCCAACCCTGTTCTGGAG gcttTTGGTAATGCCAAAACACTGCGTAATGACAATTCCAGCCGGTTTGGCAAATACATGGATGTCCAGTTTGACTTCAGG GGGGCGCCGATAGGAGGCCACATCCTCAACTACCTGCTGGAGAAGTCCCGTGTTGTGCACCAGAACCACGGCGAGAGGAACTTCCATATTTTCTACCAGCTGCTCGAGGGAGGAGAACAAAACCTTCTCAGCAAGCTGGGACTGGAGAGAAACGCCCAGAAATACCAATACCTGGtcaag GGTTGCTGTCCTAGGGTGAGCTCCATCAATGATAAGAATGACTGGAGAACAGTGAGGAAGGCCCTGACCGTCATCGGCTTCCATGAGGATGAGGTGGAG GATCTGTTGAATATAATCGCCAGTGTCCTCCATCTTGGGAACACTCAGTTTGGAGAAGGAAAGAATGGGGAAAACCAGATCACCACTGAGCCTCAGCTCAAATACCTGTCCAAG CTGTTAGGTGTGGATGGAGCAGCACTGAGAGAGGCTCTCACTCATAAGaaaatcactgccaaaggggagGAG atgATAAGCCCGTTGAGTTTTGAGCAGGCTGTGGCAGCCCGTGATGCCTTGGCCAAAGCAGTGTATGGCCGTGCCTTCACCTGGCTGGTGGTGAAGATCAACCAGTCTCTGGCATTCAAG GATGATGTGTACAACAGCAGTAAGGGCTCATCATCAGTCATAGGACTGCTGGATATCTATGGCTTTGAGGTCTTCCAGCACAATAG TTTTGAGCAGTTCTGCATCAACTATTGCAATGAGAAGCTGCATCAGCTGTTCATTGAGCTCACCCTCAAGTCTGAGCAGGAGGAGTACGAGGCAGAGGGCATCACT TGGGAACCGGTGAAGTACTTCGACAACAAGATAATCTGTGACCTGGTAGAGGGAAAGCACAAAGGCTTGATCTCCATCCTG GATGAGGAGTGTTTGAGACCAGGGGAGCCCAGCGATATCTCCTTCCTCGAGAAGCTTGAGGACACTTTGGGAGGCCATGCCCATTTTGTCAC TCACAAGTTGTCGAATGGGAAGACTCGCAAGGCAGTGAGCAGAGAGGAGTTCAAACTGATTCATTACGCAGGAGAGGTCAACTACAGTGTCAATG GGTTTCTGGACAAGAACAAGGACCTTCTCTACAGAAACCTGAAAGAG GTCATATGCCAGTCAAATAGCCAGGTTCTGAGTCAGTGCTTCcacagagaggaagtgactgaccAAAAACGCCCAGAAACG ACTGCCACTCAGTTTAAGAACAGCCTGGCCAAACTGATAGAGATACTGATGTCCAAGGAGCCATCCTATGTACGCTGTATCAAACCCAACGATGCCAAGCAGTCAG GGAGGTTTGATGAGGCTCTAGTCAGACACCAGGTCAAGTATCTGGGTCTGATGGAGAACCTGAGGGTCAGGAGAGCTGGGTTTGCCTACCGCCGACACTACGAAACCTTCCTACAgag GTACAAGTCTCTGTGTCCCGGGACGTGGCCTAACTGGCAGGGCAGACTGGCTGATGGAGTAGCCACTCTGGTCCAACACCTGGGCTACAAACCAGAGGAATACAAACTGGGCAA GACCAAGATCTTCATCCGCTTCCCTAAGACTCTGTTCAGCACTGAAGATTCCCTGGAAGCCAGGAGGCCTGCCCTCG TTCTCACCCTACAGACCTCATGGAGGGGTTACAGAGAGAGGGCCAAGTACCTCCGCATCAGACAGGCAG TTATAGTGATCCAATCTGCGTGGAGAGGGATGATATCCCGTCAGAAGGCCAGGCGTCGCAGACACGCTGTGGACATCATACGCAAGTTCATCAAAGGCTTCATCTACCGCCACTATGAGCATTGTCCAGAAAATGAGTACTTCCTGGACCATCAGCGTTTCTCCTTCCTGATGATGCTGTTTAGGAACCCACCTAAGAGTGTCCTGGACAAAAGCTGGCCCATCCCCCCACCTTGCCTCACTGAG GCGTCAGAGCACCTGTGCAGGCTGTGTATGCGGAACATGATGCGGGCCTACTGCAGGAGGATCCAGCCAGAGTGGAAGAAACAG ATGGAGCAGAAGGTGGTAGCCAGTCAGATATTCAAGGACCAGAAGGACAGCTATCCCCAGAGTGTCCCTAAGCTGTTTGTGGCCTCCAGACTAA ACAGTGAAGAGTTCAACCTCAAAGTGATACAGACTCTGGGCAATGACAAAGTGAAG TATGGAATTGCTGTGACTAAGTATGATAGGAGGGGTTACAAGGCACGGCCTCGCCAGctgctcctcacctcctccttcgCCATGCTGGTGGCCGAAGCCAAGCTGAAGCAGAGGATCGACTATGCAACCCTGAGGA GCATCTCTGTGAGTTCTCTCAGTGATGGGTTCATGGTTCTCCACGTGCCCAGTGAGGACAACAAGCAAAAG AGTGATGTGGTGCTCCAGTGTGATCATTTGATCGAGGTGGTGACCAAGCTGGCCACTATGGCGGACAAGAAGATCAAGGTCAACATGAGCCAGGACAG TATTACGTTTGCAGTGGCTCGGGGGAAAGAGGGAGTCATTGACTTCACCAGTGGACCAGAGCTGAAGGTGGCCAAATGCAAGAAAGGACACCTGCTAGTG ACGGCTCCTAAACTCAACCCATGA
- the LOC110537349 gene encoding uncharacterized protein LOC110537349 has protein sequence MIVQFSIYSSSPCLFQMAVWWCVLFPLFFLTLSCVYPCGASTPGLLQAYSYSLKSTRCTHARVQQLLMRYKEELLDDKQFEDRDLELQTIPSLSTDFYHWLQMKDWERLSAASQALHTFWAHLDMKRKEMEVDKVEQRAAHWMGTRGKAKTTIPQGIHRIQTDLRDLMTKVNFQLRCVNSSRVSPTSPPALTHPVSPSPSHQAPSKSLWTSRLEGYIILRDLERYLTKLARDFILLKTKHSGPPSAQPNGR, from the exons ATGATTGTGCAGTTCAGCATATATtcatcctctccctgtctcttccagATGGCTGTTTGGTGGTGTgttctgtttcccctgttcttCCTCACCCTGAGCTGTGTGTACCCATGTGGTGCTTCCACTCCAGGCCTACTCCAGGCCTACTCATACTCCCTCAAATCTACCAGGTGCACCCATGCCCGGGTTCAGCAGCTGCTCATGAGATAT AAAGAGGAGCTGTTGGATGACAAGCAGTTTGAGGACAGAGATCTGGAGTTACAGACCATACCATCACTCTCTACAGACTTCTACCACTGGCTTCAGATGAAG GACTGGGAGCGTCTGAGTGCTGCCTCTCAAGCCCTGCACACTTTCTGGGCTCACCTGGATATGAAGAGAAAGGAGATGGAGGTGGATAAGGTGGAACAGAGAGCAGCCCACTGGATGGGGACAAGGGGGAAGGCTAAAACCACCATACCCCAGGGTATACACCGCATTCAGACAGACCTGCGGGATCTCATGACAAAAGTCAACTTTCAG TTGAGGTGTGTGAACAGTTCCCGTGTGAGCCCCACCTCTCCCCCAGCCCTGACCCATCCAGTGAGCCCTTCCCCCAGCCACCAGGCCCCATCAAAGTCCCTGTGGACCAGCCGCCTTGAGGGCTACATCATCCTCAGGGACCTGGAGCGCTACCTCACCAAGCTGGCCAGAGACTTCATCCTCCTGAAGACCAAACACAGTGGTCCTCCAAGCGCCCAGCCCAATGGCAGATAA